A single region of the Podospora pseudopauciseta strain CBS 411.78 chromosome 1, whole genome shotgun sequence genome encodes:
- the UME6 gene encoding DNA-binding transcriptional regulator ume6 (COG:K; EggNog:ENOG503P0WT) has product MSTLPPNHHGDLMKSSQVNMATTTTTTTTTTTTKAKAASKAQASAAANPKQKTQMHRRSRTGCYTCRLRRKKCDEGSPMCTACKHLGLVCEYKRPMWWSNNDARRKHKDDIKMIIKRKKLSEKSTHSIQTSVNSPPGLSHSLPTSATFSDPFDRTRSQSIDSQFAFNFNSPQSDFSSFSAPQMHPDFLFAPYSPYEIDVKTERQMFINDIPTLRESTTATFSTYQTPPPPGTVLPQFPLEGEWTEQVYTERRESLAEETLNVNFFDFAQGPSVSSRQVAIELDEGDQRLFDHFISSVLPTIFPILESNQHGSISSDLILPALESNKGYLHCCLSIAAQHYKAAMGLEGEEIDGDIMRHRYATISALCEALARDEDHQQILEAALGLIFFQCGVGRFDDTLPDIPWHQHFQAAISLVQKLDLPRIVSDPNEPLTQAPFNMTLTAWIDILGATMLGRAPAFAHTYREKHLSPTNPSLGLRELMGCEDRVMYLISEIACLEALKKDGMDDITLCQHVHVLGDQIGLTEMGDESIPVLPFNANGTLSPKQLSKNITAAFRLAARIYLCSLVPGFHPSQASCVGLVEKLTSVLATIPSGTAGFDRSLSWVYLVGGSVSVPGSSFRAFFEDRVAQLVDLANFGSFGKVTCLLREIWLQSEVISRASSPGSNNDEVQQQQPPAYIHWRDVMQMKGWDYLLI; this is encoded by the exons ATGTCAACACtaccccccaaccaccacggAGACCTCATGAAATCATCCCAAGTCAACATggctaccaccaccacgacaacgacgacaacaacaacaacaaaggccaaggctgcctcCAAAGCCCAGGCCAGtgccgccgccaaccccaagcAAAAGACGCAGATGCATCGCCGCTCAAGAACAG GATGCTATACCTGCAGATTAAGAAGAAAAAAGTGCGACGAGGGCTCGCCCATGTGCACTGCCTGCAAGCATCTTGGCCTGGTATGCGAATACAAGCGGCCGATGTGGTGGAGCAACAACGATGCGCGGAGGAAGCACAAGGACGACATCAAGATGATCATCAAGCGCAAGAAGCTTTCCGAGAAGTCAACACACAGCATCCAGACCTCAGTCAACTCACCGCCAGGTCTCTCTCACTCGCTCCCAACCTCTGCTACCTTCTCCGACCCCTTTGACCGCACCCGATCGCAGTCGATTGATTCGCAGTTTGCTTTCAACTTCAATAGCCCACAAAGCGACTTCAGCTCCTTCAGCGCGCCACAGATGCACCCCGACTTTTTGTTTGCTCCGTACTCGCCCTATGAGATTGACGTCAAGACGGAGAGGCAAATGTTCATCAACGACATCCCAACCCTCAGAGagtcaacaacagccactTTCAGCACCTACCAgacccctccgccaccgGGAACAGTCCTCCCCCAGTTCCCTCTGGAAGGCGAATGGACGGAGCAGGTGTACACGGAGCGGAGGGAGTCATTGGCCGAGGAGACGCTCAACGTCAACTTCTTTGACTTTGCCCAGGGACCTTCGGTGTCTTCCAGGCAAGTCGCGATTGAGCTGGATGAAGGCGATCAGCGCTTGTTTGATCACTTCATCTCGTCGGTTCTTcccaccatcttccccatcctcgAGTCGAACCAACATGGATCCATCAGCTCCGACCTCATCCTCCCGGCGCTGGAGAGCAACAAGGGCTACCTGCACTGCTGCTTGAGCATCGCCGCTCAGCACTACAAGGCCGCCATGGGtcttgagggtgaggagatTGATGGCGACATCATGCGCCACCGCTACGCGACCATCTCTGCTCTGTGCGAAGCCCTCGCACGCGACGAGGACCACCAGCAGATTCTGGAGGCCGCCCTCGGGCTCATCTTCTTCCAATGCGGCGTCGGCCGCTTCGACGACACACTGCCCGACATTCCCTGGCACCAGCACTTCCAAGCCGCCATCTCCTTGGTGCAGAAGCTCGACCTCCCGCGCATCGTCTCGGACCCCAACGAGCCTTTGACTCAGGCCCCCTTCAACATGACCCTCACCGCGTGGATTGACATTCTCGGCGCCACCATGCTCGGTCGCGCTCCCGCTTTCGCCCACACCTACCGCGAGAAACACCTGtctcccaccaaccccagcttGGGCTTGCGCGAGCTGATGGGGTGCGAGGACCGCGTCATGTACCTGATCAGCGAGATCGCCTGCCTTGAGGCCCTCAAGAAGGACGGCATGGATGACATCACCCTCTGCCAACACGTCCACGTTCTTGGCGACCAGATCGGTTTGACCGAGATGGGCGATGAGTCCATCCCGGTTCTTCCCTTCAACGCCAACGGCACCCTCAGCCCCAAGCAGCTCTCCAAGAACATCACGGCCGCCTTCCGCCTCGCCGCCAGGATCTACCTCTGCAGCCTCGTCCCTGGCTTCCACCCCAGCCAGGCGAGCTGTGTCGGTCTTGTCGAGAAGCTCACTTCCGTCTTGGCCACCATTCCCTCTGGCACCGCCGGCTTCGACCGTTCTCTTTCCTGGGTCTACCTCGTCGGTGGCTCCGTCTCCGTTCCCGGCTCCTCCTTCAGGGCCTTCTTCGAGGACCGCGTCGCGCAGCTGGTCGACCTGGCCAACTTTGGCAGCTTTGGCAAGGTGACTTGCCTGTTGAGGGAGATTTGGCTCCAGAGCGAGGTCATCAGCCGGGCTTCGTCTCCTGGCTCCAACAACGACgaggtgcagcagcagcagccacccgCGTACATCCACTGGAGGGATGTGATGCAGATGAAGGGGTGGGATTACCTTCTCATTTAA